Proteins encoded within one genomic window of Acinetobacter sp. YWS30-1:
- the gltS gene encoding sodium/glutamate symporter gives MNYEIDAFGTLVIAVFFLFIGRYLVSKISFFRNYNLPEPVIGGLIAAITAFILYKFFNISATFDSEIQTILMLMFFTSVGLSADFTKLKEGGKSLLIFLVCVILFVVVQNAVGMSLATALGLDPLIGLIVGSVTLTGGHGTAGAWGEVLETQYGIQGAIVLGMASATFGLVIGGLVGGPVAKFLIKRNQLAETVAQETNEQQLDTSINTAPFEYPKKTRLITASNAVSTLGMFALCIFVANEMTEISQGRWFELPTFVWALGTGVIVRNFLEHVLKVDIFDRAIDVFGNASLSLYLSMALLSLQLWLLADLAGPLITILFAQTAVLILFTAIVTFRIMGKNYDAAVLVAGHCGFGMGATPTAIANIQAVTNSYGPSHKAFLIVPLCGAFFIDIVNAVVIQSIIAFFG, from the coding sequence ATGAATTATGAAATCGATGCCTTTGGCACCTTGGTGATTGCAGTATTTTTTCTTTTTATTGGGCGGTATCTTGTTAGTAAAATTAGCTTCTTTAGAAACTATAACTTACCTGAGCCTGTAATCGGCGGTCTAATCGCAGCGATTACAGCTTTTATTCTCTATAAATTTTTTAATATCAGTGCCACATTTGACTCAGAAATTCAAACCATTCTGATGCTGATGTTCTTTACCTCTGTTGGTTTAAGTGCAGACTTTACCAAGCTCAAAGAAGGTGGGAAATCACTGCTGATCTTTCTGGTCTGTGTCATTCTATTTGTAGTTGTACAAAATGCGGTTGGCATGAGTTTAGCCACAGCACTTGGGCTTGATCCATTGATTGGTCTGATTGTCGGTTCTGTTACCTTAACGGGTGGACATGGTACTGCCGGTGCTTGGGGTGAAGTGCTTGAAACTCAATATGGAATACAGGGGGCAATTGTCCTCGGAATGGCAAGTGCTACTTTTGGTTTGGTTATTGGTGGGCTTGTGGGTGGTCCGGTTGCCAAATTCTTGATTAAACGAAATCAGTTGGCAGAGACAGTAGCGCAAGAGACCAATGAACAACAACTCGATACTAGCATCAACACCGCACCCTTCGAATATCCAAAGAAAACCCGGTTGATTACAGCCAGTAATGCAGTGTCGACTTTGGGGATGTTTGCACTATGTATATTTGTTGCGAATGAAATGACAGAGATCAGTCAGGGAAGATGGTTTGAACTACCGACCTTTGTCTGGGCTTTAGGGACAGGGGTGATTGTACGTAACTTCCTAGAGCATGTACTGAAAGTCGATATTTTCGACCGTGCCATTGATGTATTCGGAAATGCGTCATTATCCCTGTATTTATCTATGGCTTTACTGTCACTGCAACTCTGGTTACTGGCCGATTTGGCAGGCCCGCTCATTACCATTTTGTTTGCGCAGACAGCGGTACTGATTTTATTTACCGCAATTGTGACCTTTAGGATTATGGGAAAAAATTACGATGCAGCCGTATTGGTAGCAGGGCATTGTGGTTTTGGTATGGGAGCAACCCCGACTGCGATTGCCAATATTCAGGCAGTTACCAATAGCTATGGTCCATCGCACAAAGCCTTTTTGATTGTACCGCTATGTGGTGCATTTTTTATTGATATTGTGAATGCTGTGGTGATTCAGAGTATCATTGCATTTTTCGGTTAA
- a CDS encoding bifunctional aconitate hydratase 2/2-methylisocitrate dehydratase has protein sequence MLEAYRQHVEERAALGVPPKPLDDAQTAALVELLKNPPAGEEAYLVDLLENRVPAGVDQAAYVKAAFLAALAKGEATSPLVSKERAVYLLGTMLGGYNVAPLVELLEDAELGGLAAEALKKTLLVFDAFHDVADKARAGNANAKAVLQSWADAEWFTNRADVPEEIKLTVFKVTGETNTDDLSPAQDAWSRPDIPLHANAMLKNERDGINPEVPGEVGPLNQIKDLIAKGNKVAYVGDVVGTGSSRKSATNSVLWFFGDEIAHIPNKKEGGYCLGSKIAPIFFNTMEDAGALPVEIDVANMNMGDEITLKIDKAAAKVTAFKDGAQIAEADLKTPVLLDEVRAGGRINLIIGRGLTTKAREELGLEPSTLFRTPVQPADTGKGFTLAQKMVGRACGLPEGQGIRPGTYCEPRMTTVGSQDTTGPMTRDELKDLACLGFSADLVMQSFCHTAAYPKPVDVQMQHTLPDFIMNRGGVSLRPGDGIIHSWLNRMLLPDTVGTGGDSHTRFPIGISFPAGSGLVAFAAATGVMPLDMPESVLVKFKGKMQPGITLRDLVHAIPYVAIQEGDLTVEKKGKKNIFSGRILEIDLTEMETDLTVEQAFELSDASAERSAAGCAITLSEEKVAEYLRSNITMLKWMISQGYGDARTMARRVENMEKWLANPSLLKADADAEYTKVYEIDLSTITEPVLCCPNDPDDAKLLSDVQGVKIDEVFIGSCMTNIGHFRAAGKLLDKVPGGSLSTRLWLAPPTRMDEHQLMEEGFYNTYGKAGARTEMPGCSLCMGNQARVAPNTTCVSTSTRNFPNRLGQGANVYLASAELASVAAVLGKLPSPEEYQQYAAQIDSMSADIYQYLNFDKMSEYTDAAKDIDTKKIAAAQLA, from the coding sequence GTGCTAGAAGCTTACCGCCAACACGTTGAAGAACGTGCCGCACTCGGAGTCCCACCGAAGCCACTTGATGATGCTCAAACTGCTGCATTAGTTGAATTATTAAAAAATCCCCCAGCTGGTGAAGAAGCATACTTAGTTGACTTGCTTGAAAACCGTGTTCCAGCGGGTGTTGACCAAGCTGCATACGTAAAAGCTGCGTTCTTAGCTGCATTGGCAAAAGGCGAAGCGACTTCTCCACTAGTTTCTAAAGAACGTGCGGTTTACTTACTAGGCACTATGCTTGGTGGTTATAACGTTGCTCCTTTAGTTGAACTTCTAGAAGACGCAGAGCTTGGTGGTCTTGCTGCTGAAGCTTTGAAAAAAACGCTTCTTGTATTTGATGCGTTCCATGACGTAGCTGATAAAGCACGCGCAGGTAATGCAAATGCAAAAGCTGTTCTTCAATCATGGGCTGACGCTGAATGGTTCACTAACCGTGCAGACGTTCCAGAAGAAATCAAACTGACAGTTTTCAAAGTAACTGGCGAAACTAACACTGATGACTTGTCTCCAGCACAAGACGCTTGGAGCCGTCCAGACATTCCATTGCACGCAAATGCAATGCTGAAAAACGAACGTGATGGCATCAACCCAGAAGTTCCTGGTGAAGTTGGTCCATTAAACCAAATTAAAGACCTCATCGCGAAAGGCAACAAAGTTGCTTACGTAGGTGACGTTGTTGGTACAGGTTCTTCTCGTAAATCTGCAACTAACTCTGTACTTTGGTTCTTCGGTGACGAAATCGCTCATATTCCTAACAAGAAAGAAGGCGGTTACTGCTTAGGTTCTAAAATTGCTCCGATTTTCTTCAACACTATGGAAGACGCTGGTGCGTTACCAGTTGAAATTGACGTAGCAAACATGAACATGGGTGATGAAATCACTCTTAAAATCGACAAGGCTGCTGCTAAAGTAACTGCGTTCAAAGACGGCGCTCAAATCGCTGAAGCTGACCTTAAAACTCCAGTACTTCTAGACGAAGTTCGTGCGGGTGGTCGTATTAACCTGATCATTGGTCGTGGTTTGACAACTAAAGCACGTGAAGAGCTTGGTCTTGAGCCATCAACTCTGTTCCGTACTCCAGTCCAACCTGCTGACACTGGCAAAGGCTTCACCCTTGCTCAGAAGATGGTTGGTCGCGCTTGTGGTCTTCCTGAAGGTCAGGGTATCCGTCCAGGTACTTACTGTGAACCACGTATGACTACAGTTGGTTCTCAAGATACAACTGGTCCTATGACTCGTGACGAATTGAAAGACTTGGCTTGCCTAGGCTTCTCTGCTGACCTGGTAATGCAATCTTTCTGTCACACAGCTGCGTATCCAAAACCAGTTGACGTTCAAATGCAACACACGCTTCCTGATTTCATCATGAACCGTGGTGGTGTTTCTCTACGTCCAGGTGACGGTATTATCCACTCTTGGTTAAACCGTATGCTTCTTCCAGATACCGTTGGTACTGGTGGTGACTCACATACTCGTTTCCCAATCGGTATTTCATTCCCAGCGGGTTCTGGTCTTGTAGCATTCGCTGCAGCAACTGGTGTTATGCCACTTGATATGCCAGAGTCTGTTCTTGTGAAGTTCAAAGGTAAAATGCAGCCTGGTATCACTCTACGTGACCTAGTACATGCAATTCCTTACGTAGCGATCCAAGAAGGTGACCTGACTGTAGAGAAGAAAGGTAAGAAAAACATCTTCTCTGGCCGTATCCTTGAGATCGACCTGACAGAAATGGAAACTGACCTGACTGTTGAGCAAGCATTCGAACTTTCTGATGCTTCTGCTGAACGTTCTGCTGCTGGTTGTGCGATCACGCTTTCTGAAGAGAAAGTTGCTGAATACCTACGTTCTAACATCACTATGCTGAAGTGGATGATTTCACAAGGCTATGGCGATGCTCGTACTATGGCGCGCCGTGTTGAGAACATGGAAAAATGGTTGGCTAATCCATCACTTCTTAAAGCTGATGCTGACGCTGAATACACTAAAGTATACGAAATCGACCTTTCTACAATTACAGAACCAGTTCTTTGCTGCCCGAACGACCCAGATGATGCGAAACTTCTTTCTGACGTTCAAGGCGTAAAAATTGATGAAGTATTCATCGGTTCTTGTATGACTAACATCGGTCACTTCCGTGCAGCTGGTAAACTTCTAGACAAAGTACCTGGTGGTTCTTTATCTACTCGTCTATGGTTGGCTCCTCCAACTCGTATGGATGAACACCAATTGATGGAAGAAGGTTTCTACAATACTTATGGTAAAGCTGGCGCTCGTACAGAAATGCCAGGCTGTTCACTGTGTATGGGTAACCAAGCACGTGTAGCTCCAAACACTACTTGTGTATCGACTTCTACTCGTAACTTCCCGAACCGTCTAGGTCAAGGTGCTAACGTTTACCTAGCATCTGCTGAGCTTGCTTCTGTTGCTGCTGTATTGGGTAAATTACCTTCTCCAGAAGAATACCAACAGTACGCTGCTCAAATCGACAGCATGTCTGCTGACATCTACCAATACTTGAACTTCGACAAGATGAGCGAGTATACAGATGCTGCTAAAGACATCGATACTAAGAAAATTGCTGCTGCTCAATTAGCTTAA
- a CDS encoding alpha/beta fold hydrolase: MSEFETLTLKCQDGYQLSARFYPVTETESKKSPILICPATGITKQFYHSFSCWLQTQGYAVLVFDFRGIGESLKGSVKQSKASIVQWGQLDIPAAIDALLAKTQAAKVILLGHSAGGQLLGIVPNYAKVEKVVAIAGSTGHVKGLKGRTKLLAPVMFNIIFPLARITKGYGPTQAIGMGENLPKDVAREWAEFCSKPGYVINAIGKKIAPAHDYHAQITCPITSIWASDDEIATQANVKDLLRLYPKAVTEMIELKPQEYGHKGIGHMLMFKKSHQNLWSVIEQQLSA, encoded by the coding sequence ATGTCTGAATTCGAAACATTGACTCTAAAGTGCCAGGATGGCTATCAATTAAGTGCACGTTTTTATCCAGTCACTGAGACTGAAAGTAAGAAATCTCCCATATTAATCTGCCCTGCGACTGGCATTACCAAACAGTTTTATCATAGTTTTAGCTGCTGGTTGCAAACTCAGGGTTATGCAGTGCTGGTATTTGATTTTCGAGGTATCGGCGAATCTTTAAAAGGTTCGGTTAAGCAGTCTAAAGCCAGTATTGTGCAATGGGGACAACTGGACATTCCGGCTGCAATTGATGCGCTATTAGCTAAAACTCAGGCAGCAAAGGTCATCTTACTCGGTCATAGTGCTGGTGGACAGCTTCTGGGTATTGTCCCAAACTATGCCAAAGTGGAAAAAGTCGTGGCAATTGCTGGATCGACGGGTCATGTTAAAGGTTTAAAGGGTCGCACCAAATTACTAGCACCAGTGATGTTCAATATCATTTTCCCATTGGCACGTATCACCAAAGGCTATGGTCCAACTCAAGCGATTGGTATGGGTGAAAACCTGCCAAAAGATGTGGCGCGTGAATGGGCAGAATTTTGTAGTAAACCGGGTTATGTCATCAATGCGATTGGTAAAAAGATCGCACCAGCACATGACTATCATGCCCAGATCACCTGCCCGATTACCTCAATCTGGGCTTCAGATGATGAAATTGCCACTCAAGCAAATGTCAAAGACTTGCTGCGCTTATATCCAAAAGCAGTCACAGAAATGATTGAGCTAAAACCCCAGGAATATGGTCATAAAGGGATTGGCCACATGCTGATGTTCAAGAAATCTCATCAAAACTTATGGTCAGTCATTGAGCAACAGTTATCTGCCTAA
- a CDS encoding PD-(D/E)XK nuclease family protein: MHKPNIFTYATKELSQDAFIFWLLDHANPKYNNINQDLKNCALNLISEFFKLENKEMPKNIEKFSLSKQYQNIDILLKLNNYSIVIEDKTATKSHGDQLTRYRNIISSEVGEENVLAIFFKTHDQSNYKKEIADGFKIFSRDRLISVLDNYTSIPSDIFNDFKDYIYSIENEVNAYVHKEEWNHKNWVGFFKYLQKELNRGDWGYVPNQNGGFMGYWWAFQKNESCWQYLQIQEDKLVLKINALKPENYTKFRNYCYKYYIEKAKQENLSFKKPARFGNGETMTILTAEYLTKDKDSKLIDIEKTIQNLKSYTDFIEKYALKENDFTSL; this comes from the coding sequence ATGCATAAACCGAATATATTTACATATGCAACAAAAGAATTATCACAAGATGCTTTTATTTTTTGGCTATTAGATCATGCAAATCCTAAATATAATAATATTAATCAGGATTTAAAAAATTGTGCTTTAAACTTAATATCAGAATTTTTTAAATTAGAAAATAAGGAAATGCCAAAGAATATTGAAAAATTTAGTCTTTCAAAACAATATCAAAATATAGATATCTTATTAAAATTAAATAATTATTCTATTGTCATTGAAGATAAAACTGCAACAAAATCTCATGGAGATCAACTAACCAGATATAGAAATATTATTTCTTCAGAGGTAGGTGAAGAAAACGTTTTAGCAATATTTTTTAAAACGCATGACCAGTCAAATTATAAAAAAGAAATAGCAGATGGATTTAAGATTTTTTCTAGAGATAGATTAATTTCTGTATTAGACAATTATACGTCTATACCAAGTGATATTTTTAATGATTTCAAAGATTATATATATTCTATAGAAAATGAAGTTAATGCATATGTTCATAAAGAAGAATGGAATCATAAAAATTGGGTAGGATTTTTTAAGTATTTGCAAAAAGAATTAAATCGTGGTGATTGGGGATATGTCCCTAATCAAAATGGTGGGTTCATGGGGTATTGGTGGGCTTTTCAAAAAAATGAGAGCTGTTGGCAATACCTTCAAATTCAAGAAGATAAACTTGTTTTGAAAATAAATGCTTTGAAACCTGAAAATTACACAAAATTTAGAAATTATTGTTATAAATATTATATAGAAAAGGCTAAGCAAGAGAACTTAAGTTTTAAAAAACCAGCACGTTTTGGTAACGGCGAAACAATGACAATTCTTACGGCTGAATACTTGACTAAAGATAAGGACTCAAAATTAATTGATATCGAAAAAACTATTCAAAATTTAAAGTCATATACAGATTTTATTGAAAAATATGCTTTAAAAGAGAATGATTTTACATCTTTATAA